In Pangasianodon hypophthalmus isolate fPanHyp1 chromosome 3, fPanHyp1.pri, whole genome shotgun sequence, a single genomic region encodes these proteins:
- the hnrnph3 gene encoding heterogeneous nuclear ribonucleoprotein H3, translating to MSHSDEGYVVRIRGLPWSCTQEEVASFFSDCDIVGKVNGVCFTFSKEGRPSGEAFIELKTAEDFKKALSKDRKYMGHRYIEVFKSNRSEMDWVLKRCGPTDYDSSSGCMLRLRGLPFGCSKEEIVQFFSGLKIVPNGITLPMDYQGRSTGEAFVQFASKEIAEKALGKHKERIGHRYIEIFKSSRNEIRAYYEVPRRMMGQRPSPYDRPVMGRGGFFGPGPGRGGAVLDQMRSGSSYSGGYGGFDNYNGFNNYCFGNGMFEERARGDRGGRGGMGGHGYGGGDTGSGFHSGHFVHMRGLPFRATESDIANFFAPLHPIRVHIDVGPNGKSTGEADVEFATHEDAVSAMSKDKNHMQHRYIELFLNSTSSGASEMGRGGGSYYGNSGGMGSRGSGPRGMY from the exons ATGTCTCACAGCGACGAGGGATACGTGGTGCGCATCCGAGGCTTACCCTGGTCCTGCACCCAGGAGGAGGTGGCCTCGTTTTTTTCTG ACTGTGATATTGTAGGGAAAGTGAATGGGGTGTGTTTCACCTTCTCCAAGGAGGGAAGGCCCAGTGGAGAAGCTTTCATCGAGCTAAAAACAGCAGAGGACTTTAAAAAAGCCCTCTCAAAAGATCGCAAATATATGGGTCATCGATATATTGAAG TGTTCAAGTCAAACCGCAGTGAGATGGACTGGGTGCTGAAACGCTGCGGCCCGACAGATTATGACAGCAGTAGCGGCTGCATGCTGAGGCTCAGAGGACTGCCTTTCGGCTGCAGTAAGGAGGAGATAGTTCAGTTCTTTTCAG GGTTGAAAATCGTGCCAAATGGGATTACATTGCCGATGGACTACCAGGGGAGGAGCACAGGGGAAGCCTTCGTGCAGTTTGCCTCAAAGGAGATAGCAGAAAAAGCTCTGGGGAAACACAAGGAAAGAATAGGGCACAG GTATATAGAGATATTCAAAAGTAGCCGAAATGAAATCCGTGCATACTACGAGGTCCCCCGGAGGATGATGGGACAGAGACCTAGCCCATATGACAGACCGGTGATGGGCCGCGGGGGCTTCTTTGGTCCTGGACCTGGAAGAGGAGGTGCTGTTCTGGACCAGATGCGCAGTGGAAGCAGTTACAGTGGTG GTTATGGTGGTTTTGACAATTACAATGGTTTTAACAACTACTGCTTCGGTAATGGAATGTTTGAAGAGCGTGCAAGGGGAGACCGAGGTGGAAGAGGAGGAATGGGAGGTCATGGCTACGGTGGCGGGGACACAGGCTCGGGCTTTCACAGTGGACACTTTGTGCACATGAGAGGCCTTCCGTTCCGTGCAACAGAGTCAGACATAGCCAAT TTCTTTGCACCACTGCATCCAATCCGTGTGCACATTGATGTCGGACCCAACGGCAAATCCACAGGAGAGGCAGACGTAGAGTTTGCCACGCATGAAGATGCAGTATCAGCCATGTCGAAGGATAAGAATCACATGC AACACCGTTACATAGAGCTTTTCTTAAATTCAACCTCCAGCGGAGCATCTGAAATGG GTCGTGGAGGCGGCAGTTACTATGGCAACTCTGGAGGCATGGGCTCTCGAGGAAGCGGGCCAAGGGGCATGTACTGA